CATCCCAGATAAGTAAACATGTCATGATTGTTTTCTTAATTGAGAGAGATCATAATTGTGAGTTCAACTTCGTTTGTAGCCACTACAATTTATAGGCTTCAACATTCAACCATTGGAGTTCCTACCTAATGAGACATCCTAGAGAATACAAAACGCTCTTTGCCAGACACAATGTATCCTTTATGTAGACAGACTTCTGGAACCTCATTAACCCCAAAAACTACAAACTATATCTTTATCAATATCCCTATTTTTCGAAACATTACATAAGCATGTTAAACTTCATAGGTGAAAGTGTTTATGAGATTCTTGAGAGCAAAAGCATGGTTTCCAATGGATAGTTTTCATTTCTTCAGTAGTGGTCACACTATCTAGTATCTAATTTTCTTAACAACTTAGAAGGCATCAAAGCTTGCCAAAATAATTCTCTGAGGATCATGGTTATAAAATTTCTAACTCATAGTACTTCTGAAACCATCTCTTCCTCTaaatttttacataaaaaaattgaaacaaaaagggaaagaaaaaaagttggcATCTCTTCCCAAATCCCAATTTCTCACAGCCCTAGCACAATTCAACAAACCAGTGAAGCTCAGCTAGCCTCAAATTTACCAGCTATAGTTGCACTTCATAGTCTAGTATGGACCAGAAAACTCATGATCCATCAAATGGCAGGAATTCAATATAGCCAAACCAACACAAATCGCCTTAGATTGTCTAGACCGGTTACCAGGAGGATTTCGTAGCGTCCAAATTGGAACCAAAAACAAACAATCTGACCTGATTTATTCATCATATTAACAAAGTTATTGCTGCATATGTACTGCAAACAGGAATTCTAATAGTCCAAACATTCAGATTATTAAAGGCCCTCTGGGTTCTCAGAAGcaaataaatcaatcatcaattcaatcatcaacagtAACCTAGTtcgaaaaccctaaaatccctacacccaaaattcaaattaataacaaaaccctaattcaaaattACCTAAATTTTAGAGGGATGATGGATGGTACCAGTGTCCTCGACGACGATGATGGGGTGATGGTGGTCGCGACGGTGGGGGTGCTGTCAAAGAGGAGAGAATCCACGGCGGGGCTAGTGGGGTGATGGCCTGGGTTCTATGGGATGTCGTCGAGGAGGATGATGGGTGATGCCGTTGTGTTCGTCGCGACAGTGGTGATGTCGTCGAGGAGAATCGACGGCTGGTGAGAACTGTGAGGAGGAGAACGATTGGAGTCGAGGGACTGAGAGTCTGAGAGCGAGAGTGATTCTGGAACCCGGGAGGATTTGGCAAGGGTTAAAACTAACGGTTGAGGTTGGATGATAAGTTATCATTTAATCTTGACCGTTCATTATAATTAGAAATGGGTCGGTTTGGGTACcgtttgttttaattagagtaaattgtaacaatggtccctcaacttcaATCAacttggagcaatggtccctcaactaaaaattcattaccattggtctctcaacttatcaaaatgtgtagttatagtcattttcatcaatttcgtcaaaattttgtcaaaataagttatgttggaataaccatttatataattagggtcccttaactcatcaaagtgtgtaattatggtcattttcgtcaactacgtaattttttttgtcaaaacgagttatgttggaaggaccattactacaattgggttaaaattaagggatcatttctccagttgaattaaagttgaggggccaatggtaatgaatttttagttgagggaccatagctgcaagttttgataagttgagggaccattgctttaattgagttaaagttaagggaccatcgCAACAATTTACTCTTTTAATTATAAGAAACCGGCCCAGACCGTTTTCTTTCTACAATTTTTTAGAACCGGCCCTACCTGCCCCGAACCTAGATTACCTGTCCTGACCTGCGGTTTCTCTAcctgtttgcccacccctatttGCATCTATGCATTAGAGCAAAGCTAAAATTTTATGTATATGATCTCCAatcttggagatgctcttaagcCTCTTAGTTCTCACCTAAACCCAAGCAAGGGACTTCATATCTCGCTTACAAGTATAGTAtacattgtcacatcccggctcgggatggaccacttcccgggcccgctccaccaccatagcacgatattgtccgttttgggcttaccattccctcacggttttgtttttgggaactcacgagcaacttcccagtgggtcacccatcctgggagtgctctggcctccttcttgcttaacttcggagttcctacggaacccgaagccagtgagctcccaaaatgcctcgtgctaggtagggatgagaatatacatttaaggatcactcctctgggcgatatgggatgtcacatacattcatatatttatTACTTTAGTTAAGGTAGAATGTTTTGCAGATATATTTATGTtagtttattagtttttttttgttacaagatattaattagattttttagagttgaaaaatgcataatattagatgattttaattgattattaattttttttagaaaatataaaatggatataaaaaaaaataacttaaCTCACTTTTAAAAATCATCTATGTTTTTGGACCTGGGCCTAAAAGCCTCTAAAATTTATATAGTAAAATATGTTATCCGCCAAGGCGGATGTAAAGATGCATATATCCTTCTCAAGGGGGGATGCAATAATCATCATTTTTCATAAGGGTCGATGATATTCCACCCTTTTTGCCCATCTTATATAAGGATATATCATTttttataatgatatatttatacTAAGGGTGTTACTGAAATAAACTGGTATTCAATTCGTGAGATTCAAATTTAAAAACTCTTACttacaaataataaaatatcactATAGAAtagttaaatttttatttaaaaaattagtttgatttTTCAAATCTTTTATTAATGGGCACGATTATAAAGAATTTATGTTTAAAGATCCGTTGAGAAGTTATTGCAACCTAAAACAATTAGATGTCTAATATATTTTGGTTAAGGAATTGAACACTCACATTCaacaatcatttttttttttatgtggagTACATTACATTTATAATTCTACCACAAAGGGGCACTAGCCATAAGGCAAATACAAATACAGAAATACACACACCAACAACATATACAACAAACTCACGATGAGTTGTCGCAACTTATTCCGACTCTGAAAGAgttaaattgcaaaaaaaacttaaaacaagGCCCTACAACATCCATAATGTGAAGTTACACTTAATACACAGACTTAGTGTCTCCAACATAATCGGCCAAAATATTATAATTTCTTTTGCGCTTCTTAAGGAAGTTCTTGAACCAATACGTCGAAAGTTTTGGGTGCCTTTTCCGTCCATTGTCATAATCCACATAGTTGATACCAAATCGAACTGTATACCCTTCGCTCCATTCAAAGTTGTCTAAAATTGACCATGCAAAGTATCCTTTCACATTACTTCCCTTCCTGcaccccaaaaaaaattaaggaaaactaatgaaaatggtttgaaaactttgagttttaataataaggacaaaataaagggtaaagtgaatagtaccagaattgattttttagtgtaaaaatgtggtttttgttaaaatgaatagtaccgaaagcttttcgttaaagttcccaaaaaattAATGATTTGGCATCAATGTGATTACTAAATAACCAAAAAGCAATATAGTTTtaattactttgtcaacaacactTACTTGATTGCTGCTTGAAGGTAACAGAGATGGTGATTGTAGTAGTCAGTTCTATTGGTGTCATGAAGAGCATCCTCTAGTGATAAGGTTGAATTATTGACCTCGTCAATGCCTGCAATAAAATTCATTACAATACATATTTAGTATTCTCTTTTATCTAAAAAAGAGAGATGATTGGTTTTATATTTAGATTTGGCAGCACTTAACTGTATTTTACATCaatttatacatatataaaaaatgatAAGTGAAATAATTAAGTTAGGTGTAAAAGTGTTAATTACCATTCTCAGTAATGTAAATGATTGGATCACCATACTTATTCTTCGTGTAGAGTACAAAATCATGAATTCCTTTTGGATAAACATATAACCAGTTTGAAGCAGCCTGTAATACCATATTTGAGATTTATAAAAGTTGTATAAATTAATCCTCCAAATATGAATAACTTGACCTAAAATTTGATGTGTACCTGAGGACCAATAGGAACGCCATCAAGTTCAGCTGCCACAACATATATATGAATGTGATCAATAGTAGAATCTAATAATACTGACGTATGATTAATTAGCCgataaaatttttgaatttgtaCTCACTTAGTAAAGTAACATGTGGATCATATAAGTAACTTGCAGGTTCAGAATAATTCTTAGGTACATCAGCTGCATATCTAGCAGAATAATAGTTCAGTCCAATAAAGTCAAAAGACCCAATTAACATCTTTGATTCTTCATCTGTGAATTTGGGTAATCGTTCTCTAACGAGGCCTTGCATGCTGTATGGGTAGTCACCTCTTGTAATTGGATCCATAAACCTATAAAAATGTGAAACTTCCAAACATGAACTTATAGTATGCATACTATACCAGTCACGGCTGGCTAGCTAGCTAATCAACATTATAAGTCATAAATAGGGCGATCTCAAACCAACAAAACTCCTTGTTTTGCAAGGATCGGGAGGGGTGAGGAACGTTTATCGTACGCAACCTTACCCTTAATTTGCAAATAGACTATTTCCACAACTCAAACCTGTAACCTTTCGGTCACAAATGAGCGACATTTCTGTTGCACCAAGGTTTACCCTATTTACGagtcataaataaataaaaagaaatagtaatgctattcataccatgtttttataccacatttttatactaccTTAAGTGGTATATGatacggacaatatcgtgctacggcagtggagcgggcccgggatgtgatggACCCCGGGtcgggaaaataaaaaaaaagaaaagaaaagaaaaaaagaaaaaaagaaggaaaaaaagaaaaaaaaaagaagaaaaaaaaaccacatcatttgaaaaatttgcaaaacccaaggaaatgaaggagaaagacttctcgtataccacaatcatcgtttgattaattagtttttcttaattattagtttattaaataatgaactaaatttaaaaatctgattaattcaaatgatgtggttgtccacatcaaataccacctaaggtggtatgaaaatatggtacaaaaacatggtatgaataacattactaaaaaagaaatcaattgcACTTGCCATCCGAACATAAAATCCAAAGCTCGATATGAAGCATCCATATCTTCCTTTGCTTCTGAAGCAGGCTCAAACCAGTGCGACACTAGTGTTATTCCTATCACCCCATTCTGATATGCCTACaaagaaaattcagaaaatTATTTGATTTAGTGCCCTACAAAGTCCAAACTTTGTTTACCTCGCTATACAAAATGTTTCCTAGCACACCAATATTCAGACAAAAACAGGAACTAGCTAGCTAGTTAATTAATTGTACCTGAAAATTTTCTTTGTACACTTTTACAGCAGCTGCATGAGCAAGAAGTTGGTGGTGTGTGACTAAATAGGGTTCGATAGCTGAATCTCCACCGAGGCAGGTTGGGTCTTGCCAAGCAGAGCATCGTCCGGGTGCGTGGATCCCAATTGTATAAGCATGGTTGCTAAAGGTATATGGCTCATTCAACGTGATCCAGTGCTTCACTCGGTCACCAAAAAGTGAAAAACAAAGTTCTGCGTAGTCTTTAAAGTCATCGCTGTGTGTACATTTCAAACGCTTTTGTTAGATATATATAGAACGTACGTTTTAGTTAAACAAATGATCAATATTATACATAAGATAAACTTTGTTGACTTACGCAATACGAGGGCTTAAGAAACCACCATATGCATCTTCTAAAGCTTGAGGAACATCCCAGTGAAAGAGTGTCACAAATGGTTGTAGGCCTATATATAACATTACCAGTAGAAAGAAGATTAAAAGTTCGATTCAGTTAAACTGtaattatatattatgtaaTGGGCGGATATATGAGATTAGGTAGCTTTATCACCATGGAGAAGGAGTTCATTGATGAGATTGTCGTAATATTCAATTCCTTTCCTGTTAACACCCCCACTTAGCGTTCCATCTAGTAAATAGAACAAGATAATCAAATTAGTTAATGCCTAATTAATTCAGGTTAGTCCATGAAGTAATTGGTCCCAAATCAAATATATGAACGCTGATGATCAACATTACTTGGTAACAATCTGGACCACGAGATAGAGAACCTATAAGCATCGAACTTCATATCCTTCATAATTGCTACATCTTTCTGTAATGACAAGAAAGAAATACATAATACAAGAAAGAAGCTAAATATTAATTGACCATCTCATGTTCAATGTGCCCTTCAACTTCAAAGTATGAAAGGTTTGGagaattaataatattattccTTGATAGATAACCTTATAGAGGTGGTATTGATCAATGGCGACATCTCCATTGCTGCGATCAGTGATTTTTTCTGTAAATAACCAtagaagttttttttattatttaaagcaTAAAGATGGTAGAAATCATACAGTACGAACTATTATGTCCATACATGTATAGTCCATATCTTAACATATGCATATATACTACATGCCCAATGGTAGTTGATGATGGTATGCAGAAGACTATACCTGGATGGTTGTGGGTGAAGGTGTCCCATATGCTTGGTCCTCTACCATCTTCGTTCCATGCACCTTCTACCTGAAATGTGCATACATACATTTAAACTGAAGATGTCAATATTCATGCTTGATTATATATATGCTAGTTTTCTGacattgaaataaaattaaacctAAGTGATTATATGAAGGGAAATTAAATGGCTAAGCTCTAGTAAAGACTGACCTGGTAAGATGCTGAAGCTGCGCCAAAGACGAACCCTGGTTTAAGAGCATCAAATTTTCCCCTGTCAAGAGAGTTACAGACAATGGGCCGATATGGCTTAGCAGCTTTGGTGTTTGTCAATGCAAAGCCAGTGAGTAGCAACACAAACAAGAGCAAAGATCCTAACTCATGCATCGCCATAGTTAACTGGAGGGGGTTTGGTGATCGAGATAGCTAGGTTGGTTCTTCCCTGCATATTGCATGGGGTTTATATAGAGGGGCTACGTACTACGTCTACATATGAAAATAATTGATAAGCATTTACTTACTAAAATTTGATAAACTCGGGCAGGCTTTAAAAAAGTGTGGACCACTTTAAAAGACCAAAGCAAATACTTTTTGTAACAATAATAGTGTTGGGATAATACacttatacatacatacattatatatatatatatatatataacttgaaATTTTGGTGGATTGATATGCAATATATACCAAGGAATGGATTTAATTCTTCTAAACTAAAGTAGATAGAAATattcaaaaaaggaaaaaaattagaagaaaaattaaaaagtggAGAAACGCACCTCAAGATAATATTCGATATCAGACTTTTTTCCTTTATACTGTTAATCCAATTGGGACCGTACTCCAATAGCAAGCGGTGGCgaagcatgcatgcatgcatgcaaaggACCAGAAATGTTCAAGTGTTGATAAAGCCCTTCAACAATACaatagatttttcaatgtgatcggtACACAAGGTGGAACATTACGTATCACTGTAAAAATTATAtgatatgtatgttaaaaagttaataacttaaaaaatgaaattttccaccacttttattataacacgtgatgtaccacttgtgttcccgtTATAATTAAGAATTTCTCCAACAATATTCTGGAACGTAGCCATCGATCATTCTCTTCGTGCCAAATGTTTGCTAGAATATGTTAACACACTCAACACCCAGTTACCTTAACTCGCAAAGAACTATATATGCCCATGATGAATGCTTCCTTAATCAAATCACCCCACGAATAATTAATAGTTTTAACCTTTCATATCAGTTTAGAAGTTTTAGAAttgattgacaaaaaaaaaaggttttagaATTGAATTACCAGTAATATTTCTAAATCTTAAACTGCAACTTGAATATTGATTTTTTCCCATTTCAATTGAATGCTTCGATCCGTCAAATGTGGCTTGGCTTTCTGTTCTTTATATTCCAAACTTAGGTctgtatatgttttttttttttttataatctttatCGTGTAATAActtatgtgttgtgattggaagtaattttttgttgattgttttagtattttattcATACCGTTTATTTAGGAGAAGGATTTGCAGAAATCGGCAGTGTCTCAAAGCAATCATGCAATTACATGTATAAAGTTAAAACGTGGCTTGCTGGGTTGATTAGAATACGTCAATTTCATTGTGAAGATCTTTGCTGGTAACCACCATATGTTGACGTGTTATTGTAGTAAAAACTGGAGTGCTTGATTTACTCTGGAACGGATCGACGGAGTGAGTAAGCAGATTCACTATTCCCGAGAGGTAGAAAAAATGGTCTCACGGCCACTACTAGCATAGCATGTAAGTTGAAAATCATAGTACGCGTAACAAACTATGAATCTAtgaatattatttaattaactcaaaattaaagaaaagattgctGAAATAGCTACAAACTAAGGAATATATTTGGTTGACTCACTTCTGATAGAGTTACAAAATCTGTTTATAATAATTGAAACCCTATAAAACCTAATACTTGAAGTATCTAAACTACCCaatgaatgaaataaataaaaaatactaatatttttcaaCACCCCACATCAAACTCATGATGCTAATTAAACGatatgagtttgccaacaaacAGATGCGAATGTAAACTCTGTTTGGCGAACAATGAGGCCTGCATATTATGTTTGGTGCTCTTCAACAAATAGATTTTGTAAGGGGGACATACTTTGCAGCATATTGCCCAAATAGGAGTatagaaataaaaacatatgaaTGCTCCCCCGTACTTAATGAACGAGATTCTTATATCACAAATACAACAGCGAACAAACATAAAATCATTTTGTCACcacgtgtgtgtatatatatatataatctagggagctttaataaaaagggcttggatcaacaaatatttaaccaaaaaccatccaaaaatattatttaaccaaaaggactcaaagtttaataaaaaacctTCTTCTCACCCTTCTCTGGCTTAAGCGGTGCAAGCTCCGCGCAGCACTTGGGTTTTTTCAACTTCTCCAACAATGGCAACCCCTACAACAACATCTTCGATGTCGACTTTGATGTCTTCGAAAACCAAGGGTTCCAGGATCCTGATGACAACCATGTTGGTTTGGACATCATTCCCTTACCTCTAATGCTTCGAGCACCGCAGGGTTTGTTTGTTGACTTTTTTTCTGACGGTTTTGTTGATGGGTTTGACGGTGTAGGAGTCGATCGTTCGCCTCAGAGCTTTGGGTTTGGCCATGGCGGAGATTCTAGAGGCTCATCGCCCAAACCAGACACGCagaatttggaatttggaattggaagaagaaatgtaGGATACTTCGTTGAGGGGTTGGATTGTAGAATCCTAGGATGGACGCATCTACAGAGGACAATAGCTCCTTTATTATAGAGGACTTTTTCTTCTATATATTGACTGGGGTTTGTTCGTTGATTTTTTTAGCATGAAATTGTTTCGACTCCTGAAACTGTGAGGTTGGACTTGAAATTTCTATTGTCTTGGTTTCCCACTTGGTGCAGTTTGTTGAGTCACTCATCCCTTAACATTGTTGAACTAGgcaaaaaaaagaaccaaaacataaaactgtttttagagaacccaaaacataaaactgtttctggaaaaaaaatcagatacagtgtttgttttgtctgtgcacaaacaaatattgtatctggaaagaaaagaaccaaaatccagaaacagtgacttaaatttcagaaacagtgacttaaatTCCAAAAACAGTCTATGTTTTAACCTTTGActgtttattttctttcatgcatcagttgattatatttaagaaacaAGATGCTTAATTTGCTTTGAATCCAAAAACAgtgaatttcactatttcttttGTAGCTTACATTTAAGAAACAATGTGTCTATTTCATTTGGATCCAGAAACAGTGATTTAGATTCCAAAAACAGTAACTTAGGTTCCAaaaacagtgacttagatttCAGAAACAGTAACTTAGGTTCCAGAAACAAtgacttagattccagaaacaatgttacttaaaatccagaGACAATTTATTTTTACAATCTAGAAACAGTGACCCGTCGTTATTATTGAATAGCATGcagatctcaaatttattttctagaGAAACAAACGATAAACTCCACTaatgaagaaaaaatgaaaaacagtaCCTCGAATACACTATGAATAATAACGACGATCACATTTCaacgaaataatacaaaatataaattaaatagcatgaggatctatatttttgtttcaaaaaataaaaaagaaggtcTGCAAAACAACGATGAACTCCATTAACAACGAAAATCTGGAACTCAACCTAAAAAAGTTAAGGGTAAAATGgacaaatcataatttattatagTTGTGCCATTTTTAGTTAGACTACATTAATATGAGAATTGTACTAatcattaaacaaaacttataacatgattttttattaaaactaaaacttttcaagccttttttataagttttccttaaaatgtAACA
This window of the Malus domestica chromosome 03, GDT2T_hap1 genome carries:
- the LOC103421343 gene encoding beta-glucosidase 12-like; protein product: MAMHELGSLLLFVLLLTGFALTNTKAAKPYRPIVCNSLDRGKFDALKPGFVFGAASASYQVEGAWNEDGRGPSIWDTFTHNHPEKITDRSNGDVAIDQYHLYKKDVAIMKDMKFDAYRFSISWSRLLPNGTLSGGVNRKGIEYYDNLINELLLHGLQPFVTLFHWDVPQALEDAYGGFLSPRIADDFKDYAELCFSLFGDRVKHWITLNEPYTFSNHAYTIGIHAPGRCSAWQDPTCLGGDSAIEPYLVTHHQLLAHAAAVKVYKENFQAYQNGVIGITLVSHWFEPASEAKEDMDASYRALDFMFGWFMDPITRGDYPYSMQGLVRERLPKFTDEESKMLIGSFDFIGLNYYSARYAADVPKNYSEPASYLYDPHVTLLTELDGVPIGPQAASNWLYVYPKGIHDFVLYTKNKYGDPIIYITENGIDEVNNSTLSLEDALHDTNRTDYYNHHLCYLQAAIKKGSNVKGYFAWSILDNFEWSEGYTVRFGINYVDYDNGRKRHPKLSTYWFKNFLKKRKRNYNILADYVGDTKSVY